From a region of the Impatiens glandulifera chromosome 4, dImpGla2.1, whole genome shotgun sequence genome:
- the LOC124934604 gene encoding aspartic proteinase CDR1-like, which produces MLQFPTVSVAKTSKLSGFSMDLIHQDSFESPFYDSSVNQSELVERAIFRSSSRLSHLKSLLKLPNNDALLQLHNNAGKEIYSTEATIMASKGEFLMEFSIGTPPVKQWAIFDIGSDVVWPQCRKCINWFNCFKQTKSIFNPKKSSSYRPILCESLTCEQLGPEINCRGAKSKCKYHFKYNDNTDIFGELATETFKLGNTSLPEMVFGCSNNNVGVFQKTSVGIVGLGNGPHSLVSQLQHRNGMGGRFSYCLTDKKERSKVSFGANAILSSEGSISTPLILSVPGDYYFVSLEAISVNNRGFPFMIGYRKKGNIMFDSGSSLSFLPKDMYQQLENILKNEIQDTPIPLPTSPHLQLCYKYRDNFEFPTIMFHFSGGADLALQMRNTILTYGDHMCLAIAPTSDPLALFGNKLQSETMIGFDIDNGRVSFTPNYC; this is translated from the coding sequence ATGCTACAATTTCCAACCGTCTCTGTagcaaaaacatcaaaattaagTGGTTTTTCTATGGATCTGATCCATCAAGATTCATTTGAATCACCATTCTACGACTCATCGGTCAATCAAAGTGAACTCGTAGAAAGAGCCATCTTTCGCTCTAGTTCCCGTTTATCTCATCTCAAGTCTCTCTTAAAACTCCCCAATAACGACGCTCTCTTACAACTCCACAACAATGCCGGGAAGGAAATTTATTCCACGGAAGCGACAATTATGGCAAGCAAAGGGGAGTTCCTTATGGAGTTTTCCATTGGCACACCACCCGTCAAGCAATGGGCAATCTTTGACATTGGAAGTGACGTCGTGTGGCCTCAATGCCGCAAATGTATCAACTGGTTCAACTGTTTCAAACAGACTAAATCCATATTTAATCCGAAGAAATCATCATCATATCGACCAATTCTATGTGAATCATTAACATGTGAACAATTGGGCCCAGAAATTAATTGTAGGGGTGCAAAAAGCAAATGTAAATATCATTTCAAATACAATGACAACACAGACATCTTCGGGGAACTAGCCACGGAAACTTTTAAATTGGGAAACACTTCCCTCCCAGAAATGGTTTTTGGGTGCTCGAATAACAACGTTGGCGTCTTCCAAAAAACCTCGGTTGGCATTGTTGGGCTCGGAAACGGGCCACACTCATTAGTTAGTCAGCTTCAGCATCGCAATGGCATGGGTGGTAGATTCTCGTACTGCCTAActgataaaaaagaaagaagcaAGGTAAGCTTTGGAGCTAACGCAATCTTGTCAAGTGAAGGTTCAATCTCCACACCATTGATCTTAAGCGTACCTGGAGACTACTATTTCGTTTCATTGGAAGCGATCAGCGTCAACAATAGGGGATTTCCTTTCATGATTGGTTATCGTAAGAAAGGTAATATCATGTTCGACTCAGGCTCATCACTATCCTTTTTGCCAAAGGATATGTACCAACAATTGGAAAATATACTAAAAAACGAGATTCAAGACACGCCAATTCCTCTACCTACATCTCCTCATCTACAACTTTGCTACAAGTACCGCGACAACTTTGAATTTCCAACGATCATGTTCCATTTTTCTGGAGGCGCTGACTTGGCTTTGCAGATGAGAAATACTATATTGACCTATGGAGATCATATGTGTCTAGCGATAGCCCCAACTAGTGATCCTCTAGCTCTATTTGGGAATAAATTACAATCGGAGACCATGATTGGATTTGATATTGATAATGGAAGAGTTTCTTTTACACCAAATTATTGCTGA
- the LOC124933600 gene encoding uncharacterized protein LOC124933600 isoform X1, whose protein sequence is MFMLFNFIVDILGEGEMQCMIKDLDTELRKLNCRMTGGFIKLVLTEQKNPSLCKFASFLSYCLLLLCILFSGKACPRFHNVAGGKEHSVYMPKEFFMQSSHILAQQGYVAREFYTQGVEQASLQLFLKKRFTGIGVGATYAGNIPFSCNAKSNCHLIVWWSNINSNCVKRCCGVGEKKNGMYKIVF, encoded by the exons ATGTtcatgttatttaattttattgtggaTATACTTGGAGAGGGAGAGATGCAATGTATGATTAAGGATCTGGATACAGAGCTTCGAAAGCTAAATTGCAGAATGACGGGTGGATTCATAAAGTTGGTGCTTACCGAGCAGAAAAATCCTTCTCTTTGTAAatttgcatcatttttatcctACTGTTTACTTCTCCTTTGTATTCTCTTCTCCG GTAAGGCATGCCCAAGGTTCCATAATGTAGCAGGAGGAAAAGAACATAGTGTATACATGCCAAAAGAGTTTTTTATGCAAAGTTCACACATCTTGGCTCAGCAG GGTTATGTTGCTAGAGAGTTCTACACACAGGGTGTAGAACAGGCGAGTTTGCAATTATTTCTGAAGAAGCG GTTTACTGGGATTGGTGTTGGAGCTACTTATGCAG GCAACATACCATTCAGCTGCAATGCAAAATCTAATTGTCATCTAATTGTCTGGTGGTCAAATATCAATTCCAATTGTGTTAAGAGATGCTGTGGAGttggtgaaaaaaaaaatgggatgtacaaaattgttttttaa
- the LOC124933600 gene encoding uncharacterized protein LOC124933600 isoform X2 has translation MFMLFNFIVDILGEGEMQCMIKDLDTELRKLNCRMTGGFIKLVLTEQKNPSLCKFASFLSYCLLLLCILFSGKACPRFHNVAGGKEHSVYMPKEFFMQSSHILAQQGYVAREFYTQGVEQASLQLFLKKRLGLLGLVLELLMQATYHSAAMQNLIVI, from the exons ATGTtcatgttatttaattttattgtggaTATACTTGGAGAGGGAGAGATGCAATGTATGATTAAGGATCTGGATACAGAGCTTCGAAAGCTAAATTGCAGAATGACGGGTGGATTCATAAAGTTGGTGCTTACCGAGCAGAAAAATCCTTCTCTTTGTAAatttgcatcatttttatcctACTGTTTACTTCTCCTTTGTATTCTCTTCTCCG GTAAGGCATGCCCAAGGTTCCATAATGTAGCAGGAGGAAAAGAACATAGTGTATACATGCCAAAAGAGTTTTTTATGCAAAGTTCACACATCTTGGCTCAGCAG GGTTATGTTGCTAGAGAGTTCTACACACAGGGTGTAGAACAGGCGAGTTTGCAATTATTTCTGAAGAAGCG ACTAGGTTTACTGGGATTGGTGTTGGAGCTACTTATGCAG GCAACATACCATTCAGCTGCAATGCAAAATCTAATTGTCATCTAA
- the LOC124933600 gene encoding uncharacterized protein LOC124933600 isoform X3: MFMLFNFIVDILGEGEMQCMIKDLDTELRKLNCRMTGGFIKLVLTEQKNPSLCKFASFLSYCLLLLCILFSGKACPRFHNVAGGKEHSVYMPKEFFMQSSHILAQQGYVAREFYTQGVEQASLQLFLKKRQHTIQLQCKI; the protein is encoded by the exons ATGTtcatgttatttaattttattgtggaTATACTTGGAGAGGGAGAGATGCAATGTATGATTAAGGATCTGGATACAGAGCTTCGAAAGCTAAATTGCAGAATGACGGGTGGATTCATAAAGTTGGTGCTTACCGAGCAGAAAAATCCTTCTCTTTGTAAatttgcatcatttttatcctACTGTTTACTTCTCCTTTGTATTCTCTTCTCCG GTAAGGCATGCCCAAGGTTCCATAATGTAGCAGGAGGAAAAGAACATAGTGTATACATGCCAAAAGAGTTTTTTATGCAAAGTTCACACATCTTGGCTCAGCAG GGTTATGTTGCTAGAGAGTTCTACACACAGGGTGTAGAACAGGCGAGTTTGCAATTATTTCTGAAGAAGCG GCAACATACCATTCAGCTGCAATGCAAAATCTAA
- the LOC124934605 gene encoding aspartic proteinase CDR1-like, giving the protein MLYLPTVLVIYALLQISIDSVTNASKLMSFDTYLIHRDSPESPFYDSSLNQSDIVERALSRSMTRLSHLNSLIKLPNNFANKMTVHSTILASTNYLMEFFVGTPPVKQLAIADTASQIVWTQCLPCVNCFNQTQPKFNPMESSSYHVLPCDSKECQELGKYDIRCEGKNTKCQYNLNYMDNSSSSGDLAFETFTLGKTSFQRMVYGCGNNNTGRFDPSSAGVVGLGGGFNSLVTKLGDQIGGKFSYCLTSKINTRSKIKFGSNAIMSGCGWIYRCGSIYTPLFLRSPLMFYFITLEAISLGVTKISMHGDKPIKNGNFLIDSGSTASYLPRDMYQELENALRNSIQATPVQHPTFKLCYMDYTNFKIPTIIFHFSGGLDLAFTIKTSMVYTRGLLCLGILPSKIDGLGVLGSNLQMDYLIEYDIKKERVSFRPTDCSKI; this is encoded by the coding sequence ATGTTATACCTTCCAACAGTTTTAGTCATATATGCCTTGCTACAAATTTCAATTGACTCAGTTACAAATGCATCaaaacttatgagttttgatacttATCTCATTCATCGAGATTCACCTGAATCGCCATTTTACGACTCGTCTCTCAACCAAAGTGACATTGTAGAAAGAGCCCTAAGTCGCTCTATGACCCGCTTGTCCCATCTCAATTCTCTCATAAAACTACCCAACAACTTTGCAAACAAAATGACTGTACACTCAACAATTTTGGCATCTACTAATTACCTCATGGAATTTTTTGTTGGAACACCACCCGTCAAGCAATTGGCAATCGCTGACACCGCCAGTCAAATCGTCTGGACTCAGTGCCTCCCATGTGTCAATTGTTTCAATCAAACTCAACCCAAATTTAATCCAATGGAGTCATCATCATATCATGTATTGCCATGTGATTCAAAAGAATGCCAAGAATTGGGTAAATATGATATTAGGTGTGAAGGTAAGAATACCAAATGtcaatataatttaaactatatGGACAATTCCTCTAGTAGTGGGGATTTAGCCTTTGAAACATTTACATTGGGAAAGACTTCCTTCCAAAGAATGGTTTATGGGTGCGGGAATAACAACACTGGCAGGTTCGACCCTTCGTCTGCTGGCGTCGTTGGGCTCGGAGGAGGGTTTAACTCATTAGTTACTAAGCTTGGCGACCAGATTGGTGGTAAGTTCTCGTATTGCCTAAcctcaaaaataaatacaagaaGTAAGATCAAATTCGGCTCCAACGCAATCATGTCTGGATGTGGATGGATTTATAGGTGTGGATCGATTTATACCCCATTGTTCTTAAGGAGTCCTCTGATGTTCTATTTTATCACCTTGGAAGCGATCAGCCTGGGAGTAACTAAAATATCCATGCATGGTGACAAGCCTATTAAAAATGGTAACTTCTTGATAGACTCGGGCTCGACAGCATCTTATTTACCGAGGGATATGTACCAAGAATTGGAGAATGCACTAAGAAACTCGATTCAAGCCACACCGGTTCAACATCCAACTTTTAAACTTTGTTATATGGACTACACAAACTTTAAAATTCCGACGATCATCTTCCATTTTTCTGGAGGCCTTGACTTAGCTTTTACGATAAAAACTTCCATGGTTTATACAAGAGGCCTATTGTGTTTAGGGATACTCCCAAGCAAAATCGATGGTCTAGGCGTACTTGGGAGCAATTTACAAATGGACTATTTAATTGAATATGATATTAAGAAAGAGAGAGTTTCTTTCCGGCCAACAGATTGTTCAAAGATATAG